In Streptomyces sclerotialus, one genomic interval encodes:
- the mtrB gene encoding MtrAB system histidine kinase MtrB, translating to MSFFERFVRGGQQLLPDGAGTGPVHPMLRLIGRWVRRPLLPAMRLWRRNIQLRVVATTLLMSLGVVLLLGLVVIGQVRNGLLDAKRQAAQSQAAGGFAVAQQMADDAGDTRGDEPQRPGNRGAQDSATWLTSLVEQLASGGQGVFSVVALSSDSAVEQPFVDDSPGIRGPRASGDVDPERSVPAEMRRKLDEKGGTYREYTRIKRVGSDEGEPALVIGKRLDDVNSNPYQLYYLFSFSQEEKSLSLVKGTLATAGVFVVVLLGAIAWLVVRQVVTPVRMAAGISERLAAGLLQERMKVTGEDDIARLGESFNKMAQNLQSKIQQLEALSRMQRRFVSDVSHELRTPLTTVRMAADLIHDARDDFDPATARSAELLRGQLDRFESLLADLLEISRFDAGAAALEAEPIDLRDVVHRVIEGAEPLAEAKGSRIVVRGAEYPVVAEADARRVERVLRNLVVNAVEHGEGHDIVVRLASAGGRSGGVVAVAVRDYGVGLRPGEATRVFNRFWRADPARARTTGGTGLGLSIAVEDARLHGGWLQAWGEPGGGSQFRLTLPRTAGEALRGSPIPLEPEDSRRNRARSRAAGHRAIEARKPTATVPAQTQGGNGAVGAGPHPSGNGSTGNGAMGSGATGNGGTPHDGAAPSAAASEPAPESVRVSEAVPASAAAPDRSAAHNGAGHGGAPHHGAASEGAEPRGTETGEAADAGMRTDARTPTDTDTRTRTDADTRTRTDARPRTGENRDGEGRQEGELRDRR from the coding sequence ATGTCCTTCTTCGAGCGCTTCGTGCGAGGCGGGCAGCAGCTGCTGCCGGACGGGGCCGGCACCGGGCCGGTCCACCCCATGCTGCGCCTCATCGGCCGCTGGGTGCGCCGGCCGCTGCTGCCCGCCATGCGTCTCTGGCGGCGCAACATCCAGCTACGGGTCGTCGCGACGACCCTGCTGATGTCGCTGGGCGTGGTGCTGCTGCTCGGCCTCGTGGTGATCGGCCAGGTACGGAACGGCCTGCTGGACGCCAAGCGGCAGGCCGCGCAGAGCCAGGCCGCCGGCGGGTTCGCCGTGGCGCAGCAGATGGCCGACGACGCCGGAGACACCCGCGGTGACGAGCCCCAGCGGCCCGGGAACCGCGGCGCGCAGGACTCCGCGACCTGGCTCACCAGCCTCGTCGAGCAGCTCGCGAGCGGCGGGCAGGGCGTATTCTCGGTGGTCGCGCTGAGCTCGGACTCCGCCGTCGAGCAGCCCTTCGTGGACGACAGCCCCGGCATCCGCGGCCCGCGTGCGTCGGGTGACGTGGACCCCGAGCGGAGCGTGCCGGCGGAGATGCGCCGGAAGCTGGACGAGAAGGGGGGCACGTACCGCGAGTACACCCGGATCAAGCGGGTCGGGTCCGACGAGGGCGAGCCGGCGCTGGTCATCGGCAAGCGCCTGGACGATGTCAACAGCAACCCGTACCAGCTCTACTACCTGTTCTCCTTCAGCCAGGAGGAGAAGTCGCTGAGCCTGGTGAAGGGCACGCTCGCCACGGCCGGGGTCTTCGTCGTGGTGCTGCTCGGCGCGATCGCCTGGCTGGTGGTGCGGCAGGTCGTCACCCCGGTACGGATGGCCGCGGGGATCTCCGAGCGGCTGGCCGCCGGGCTGCTGCAGGAGCGCATGAAGGTCACCGGTGAGGACGACATCGCGCGGCTGGGGGAATCGTTCAACAAGATGGCGCAGAACCTCCAGAGCAAGATCCAGCAGCTGGAGGCGCTCTCCCGGATGCAGCGCCGCTTCGTGTCCGACGTGTCGCACGAGCTGCGGACGCCGCTGACGACCGTACGGATGGCCGCGGACCTCATCCATGACGCGCGCGACGACTTCGACCCGGCGACCGCGCGCTCGGCGGAGCTGCTGCGCGGCCAGCTGGACCGGTTCGAGTCGCTGCTGGCGGACCTGCTGGAGATCAGCCGGTTCGACGCGGGAGCGGCCGCCCTGGAGGCCGAGCCGATAGACCTGCGGGACGTCGTCCACCGGGTCATCGAGGGCGCCGAACCGCTGGCCGAGGCCAAGGGCAGCCGCATCGTCGTACGCGGCGCCGAGTACCCCGTGGTCGCGGAGGCGGACGCCCGCCGTGTGGAGCGGGTGCTGCGCAATCTGGTGGTCAACGCGGTCGAGCACGGTGAGGGCCACGACATCGTCGTACGCCTGGCCTCCGCGGGCGGCCGCAGCGGCGGCGTGGTGGCCGTCGCGGTGCGCGACTACGGTGTCGGGCTCCGGCCCGGCGAGGCGACGCGGGTCTTCAACCGGTTCTGGCGCGCGGACCCGGCCAGGGCCCGTACGACCGGCGGTACGGGCCTCGGCCTGTCGATCGCGGTCGAGGACGCCCGGCTGCACGGTGGCTGGCTCCAGGCCTGGGGCGAGCCCGGTGGCGGCTCGCAGTTCCGGCTGACCCTGCCGCGGACGGCGGGCGAGGCGCTGCGCGGTTCGCCGATCCCGCTGGAGCCGGAGGACTCGCGGCGCAACCGCGCACGGAGCCGTGCGGCGGGCCACCGCGCCATCGAGGCACGCAAACCCACTGCCACGGTTCCGGCGCAGACCCAGGGCGGCAACGGTGCCGTGGGTGCCGGGCCGCACCCGAGCGGGAACGGTTCGACGGGAAACGGCGCGATGGGCAGTGGTGCGACGGGTAACGGGGGCACGCCGCACGACGGCGCTGCACCGTCCGCGGCTGCGTCTGAGCCCGCGCCCGAGTCGGTGCGGGTGTCCGAGGCCGTGCCTGCGTCCGCGGCAGCGCCTGACCGGAGCGCTGCGCACAACGGGGCAGGGCACGGCGGAGCGCCGCACCACGGGGCCGCCTCCGAGGGAGCGGAGCCTCGGGGGACGGAGACGGGCGAGGCGGCCGACGCCGGCATGCGGACCGACGCGCGTACTCCTACGGACACCGACACGCGGACCC
- the mtrA gene encoding two-component system response regulator MtrA, translating to MKGRVLVVDDDTALAEMLGIVLRGEGFEPSFVSDGDKALAAFREAKPDLVLLDLMLPGRDGIEVCRLIRAESGVPIVMLTAKSDTVDVVVGLESGADDYIVKPFKPKELVARIRARLRRSEEPAPEQLAIGDLVIDVAGHSVKRDGQSIALTPLEFDLLVALARKPWQVFTREVLLEQVWGYRHAADTRLVNVHVQRLRSKVEKDPERPEIVVTVRGVGYKAGPS from the coding sequence ATGAAGGGACGCGTCCTGGTCGTCGACGACGACACCGCACTGGCAGAGATGCTCGGCATCGTGCTGCGCGGCGAAGGCTTTGAACCGTCGTTCGTGTCGGACGGCGACAAGGCGCTCGCCGCGTTCCGCGAGGCCAAGCCGGACCTCGTACTGCTCGACCTCATGCTGCCCGGACGGGACGGCATCGAGGTGTGCCGGCTGATCCGGGCCGAGTCCGGCGTGCCGATCGTGATGCTCACCGCGAAGAGCGACACCGTCGATGTCGTGGTCGGCCTCGAGTCCGGTGCGGACGATTACATCGTCAAGCCGTTCAAGCCCAAGGAGCTGGTGGCCCGGATCCGGGCCAGGCTGCGGCGGTCCGAGGAGCCCGCGCCGGAGCAGCTGGCCATCGGTGACCTGGTCATCGACGTGGCGGGGCACTCCGTGAAGCGGGACGGGCAGTCGATCGCACTGACGCCGCTGGAGTTCGACCTGCTGGTGGCGCTGGCGCGGAAGCCGTGGCAGGTCTTCACCCGTGAGGTGCTGCTGGAGCAGGTCTGGGGGTACCGCCACGCCGCGGACACCCGGCTGGTGAACGTCCACGTCCAGCGACTCCGCTCGAAGGTCGAGAAGGACCCTGAGCGCCCGGAGATCGTGGTGACGGTGCGCGGCGTCGGCTACAAGGCCGGGCCCAGCTGA